The Thermodesulfovibrio sp. 3462-1 genome contains the following window.
GAAGCAGTTATAATTCAGCTTGACACACCAGGAGGACTTGACTCATCAATGAGAAGCATAGTTAAAGAGATGCTGAACTCTCAAATCCCCATTGTTGTATATGTTTGTCCAAAAGGTGCTCGTGCTGCCAGTGCAGGTGCTTTTATAACAATTGCAGCTCATATTGCTGCAATGGCTCCGGGAACTAATATTGGTGCTGCTCATCCTGTGGCAGTAGGTGAAAAAATGGACAAAACAATGGCAGAAAAGATAACAAATGACGCAGTTGCATATATTAAATCAATTGCCAAACAAAGAGGAAGAAATATTGAATGGGCTGAACAGGCTGTAAGAAAAAGTATATCATCAACAGAAACAGAAGCATTAAAACTTAAAGTAATTGATTTAATTGCAGAAGATATTGAAAGCCTCATAAAAGACATAGATGGATGGAAGGTAAAAACAGTGCGTGGAGAAGCAATTTTAAACACAAAGTCGGCAAAAATACATAAAATTGAGATGAATTTCAGAGAAAGGCTTCTTAACTTCATAAGTGATCCAAACATTGCCTACATTCTTTTAATGATTGGCATTTACGGAATTATTTTTGAACTAAGTAACCCTGGAAGCATTCTACCAGGTATAATTGGTGCGATTTCTTTAATTCTTGCCTTTTACAGTCTTCAGACACTTCCGATAAACTATGCTGCTGCAGGATTAATTCTTCTTGGTGTTATTTTATTTATTCTTGAGCTTAAGATAGCTTCTCATGGATTGTTAACACTTGGTGGCATAATATGTTTTATACTTGGTTCAATAATGCTTTTTGATACTGCGAATCCTTTATTTAAACTCTCTCTCTGTGATTATTCCTGTAACACTGGTAACAGCATTGTTTTTTGGTGTGCTTCTGAGGCTTGCATATAAAGCCCATAAAAGAAAACCTGTTACAGGAGTGGAAGAACTCATTGGTTTAGAAGGGATTGCAAAAACTGATATTGACAGCTCCTCAGGAATGGTTATGGTTCATGGAGAACTCTGGCAAGCTCGTTCAGATGAACCAATAAAAAAGGATGAAGAAATTGTAGTGCAAGACATAAAGGGACTTACTCTTCGGGTGAGGAAAAAGAATTGAAGGCTCTTGTTACAGGTGGAACAGGTTTTATAGGAAGCCATCTTGTAGAGACTCTTTTAAAAGAAAATTACGAGGTTTACTGCATAGTTAGAAATCCGTCCAGACTTCGTTTTCTTAAAGGGCTTAATGTAAAAATTATTAAGGCTGATCTTTCGGATAAAGAAAGCTTAAAAAAAATTGAATGGCATTTTGACTATGTGTTTAATCTTTCAGGAATAACAAAGGCAAGCCATCCAGAAGAGTTTTTTCAGTCAAACTACAT
Protein-coding sequences here:
- a CDS encoding nodulation protein NfeD → MREKIKYCIFFLFIAFCFTKPAYAKEIVVLTVNGIINPPHAEYTIKGIKKALQINAEAVIIQLDTPGGLDSSMRSIVKEMLNSQIPIVVYVCPKGARAASAGAFITIAAHIAAMAPGTNIGAAHPVAVGEKMDKTMAEKITNDAVAYIKSIAKQRGRNIEWAEQAVRKSISSTETEALKLKVIDLIAEDIESLIKDIDGWKVKTVRGEAILNTKSAKIHKIEMNFRERLLNFISDPNIAYILLMIGIYGIIFELSNPGSILPGIIGAISLILAFYSLQTLPINYAAAGLILLGVILFILELKIASHGLLTLGGIICFILGSIMLFDTANPLFKLSLCDYSCNTGNSIVFWCASEACI
- a CDS encoding NfeD family protein; this encodes MIIPVTLVTALFFGVLLRLAYKAHKRKPVTGVEELIGLEGIAKTDIDSSSGMVMVHGELWQARSDEPIKKDEEIVVQDIKGLTLRVRKKN